A stretch of Candidatus Nitrosotenuis cloacae DNA encodes these proteins:
- a CDS encoding CBS domain-containing protein, with the protein MSTDVIHEHMQQVMKTKIGTIVSRPVLIDPSMSAAQVISKLSKADVFDAFCRVKNSTMNVNIRDLLQSRNILHATLESLLHQVPSLSENDTVGKAVDIITNNRTRAAPVVKNGEIVGVVQAKDILKLISELDNRWIKVNQIFTANPLVADRQTPLSTARKIMVNNKIDHLPITNKNAISNVLTSYHLLQSILPQERVGRKDYGSKVTHSLESPIGNMGTSRIPVCEPLDNLNEVISSMLHANTTFCLVSLRTGLQGIVTYRDILGLLASRVKSTVPLFVIGLTNEDNAAIITDKFRKTLDKLSRVYSDIQEARVSVKKIHGNESRYNYEVSAVVLTPTKRHIFARSGYDLSKVFDEISGRMMRGLAKRAKRRNKVSIRKMA; encoded by the coding sequence ATGAGCACAGATGTAATTCACGAACATATGCAACAGGTAATGAAGACGAAAATCGGCACGATTGTAAGCAGGCCAGTACTGATCGACCCATCGATGAGCGCAGCTCAGGTGATAAGCAAGCTCTCCAAGGCGGATGTCTTTGACGCCTTCTGCAGGGTCAAAAACAGCACAATGAACGTAAACATACGAGATCTACTTCAAAGCAGGAACATACTCCATGCAACACTCGAATCGCTATTGCACCAGGTTCCAAGCCTGTCTGAGAACGATACCGTTGGCAAGGCAGTGGACATTATCACTAATAACAGAACGAGGGCTGCACCGGTGGTAAAAAATGGAGAAATCGTCGGAGTGGTACAGGCAAAAGACATACTCAAACTCATCTCGGAACTTGACAACCGATGGATTAAGGTAAATCAGATATTCACAGCAAACCCTCTTGTGGCAGACAGGCAAACGCCGCTCAGTACTGCAAGAAAGATAATGGTAAACAACAAAATTGATCATCTCCCAATCACAAACAAGAACGCGATATCAAACGTTCTGACATCATATCATCTTCTCCAAAGCATCCTGCCGCAGGAGCGAGTCGGCAGAAAGGACTACGGTTCCAAGGTGACGCACAGTCTGGAATCGCCAATCGGAAACATGGGCACCAGCCGCATACCTGTGTGCGAACCGCTTGACAATCTCAACGAGGTGATAAGCTCGATGCTTCATGCAAACACCACATTCTGTCTTGTTTCACTGCGTACCGGATTGCAGGGTATAGTGACATACAGGGATATTCTTGGCTTACTTGCGTCACGGGTGAAAAGCACGGTGCCTTTGTTTGTAATAGGTTTGACAAATGAGGACAACGCCGCCATAATCACAGACAAATTCAGAAAAACCCTTGACAAGCTGTCCAGAGTGTACTCTGACATCCAAGAAGCAAGAGTGTCAGTTAAGAAAATCCATGGAAATGAGAGCCGGTACAACTATGAGGTGTCAGCAGTGGTGCTCACCCCGACCAAAAGACACATCTTCGCAAGAAGCGGATATGATCTAAGCAAGGTATTTGACGAAATATCTGGACGCATGATGAGGGGTCTCGCAAAGCGTGCAAAAAGACGCAACAAAGTCAGCATAAGAAAGATGGCATGA
- a CDS encoding cupredoxin domain-containing protein, translating into MNISYVFPLLLLAASGVYVVDSYAAGNLVPEWVKNTAQWYGEGKISETEFLNAIKYLIDNNIILLERIPESKATVANIVIPNGNSQVGNMGFYIPLSLEVSRKTTVVWINDDNIEHTVVSQDAEGNVIPLFNSKGLKTGERFIHKFDEPGVYHYFCSIHPWRVGVVTVS; encoded by the coding sequence TTGAACATTTCGTACGTATTTCCTCTGCTGTTGTTGGCCGCATCTGGCGTCTATGTCGTGGATTCTTACGCGGCAGGCAACCTGGTACCTGAATGGGTCAAGAACACCGCACAGTGGTACGGCGAAGGAAAGATATCTGAAACTGAGTTCCTCAACGCCATAAAGTATCTGATCGACAACAACATCATACTGCTAGAGAGGATACCTGAAAGCAAAGCAACCGTTGCAAACATCGTCATTCCGAACGGCAACTCACAGGTGGGCAATATGGGATTTTACATTCCACTGAGCCTTGAGGTAAGCAGGAAGACTACCGTGGTGTGGATAAATGACGACAACATTGAGCACACCGTGGTAAGCCAAGACGCCGAGGGCAACGTCATTCCGTTGTTTAACAGCAAGGGGCTGAAAACAGGAGAGCGCTTTATACACAAATTTGACGAGCCGGGAGTCTATCACTACTTTTGCTCAATTCATCCTTGGCGTGTGGGCGTAGTTACAGTAAGCTGA
- the pstB gene encoding phosphate ABC transporter ATP-binding protein PstB → MIAEDVSVYYDGIQAVKNVTMKFKERSVTALIGPSGCGKTTFLRCLNRMHDMTKNARVVGRILLDGEDLYAKDKDPIYHRRKVGMVFQKPNPFPTMSIYDNVAAGLRLNGVKDRKILDEIVEDSLKMAYVWDEVKDNLRKPAMELSGGQQQRLCIARALAIQPEVLLMDEPASALDPIATQKIEETIRELAKEFTVIIVTHNMQQAVRVSDYTAFMYLGSLVEFNETRKIFTQPQNELTAKYVQGHFG, encoded by the coding sequence ATGATAGCAGAGGACGTCTCGGTTTACTACGACGGCATCCAGGCAGTGAAGAACGTGACAATGAAGTTCAAGGAAAGATCCGTGACTGCACTGATCGGTCCGTCCGGATGCGGCAAGACAACCTTTCTCAGGTGCCTAAACAGGATGCACGATATGACAAAAAATGCCAGAGTTGTGGGCAGGATTCTGCTTGACGGCGAGGACCTTTACGCAAAAGACAAGGATCCAATATACCACAGGCGTAAGGTAGGAATGGTGTTCCAAAAGCCAAATCCGTTTCCCACGATGTCAATATATGACAATGTGGCAGCGGGCTTGCGACTCAATGGAGTGAAGGACAGGAAGATTTTGGATGAGATTGTAGAGGACTCTCTGAAGATGGCGTACGTTTGGGATGAGGTAAAAGACAACCTCAGAAAACCCGCAATGGAGCTGTCCGGAGGACAGCAGCAGAGACTGTGCATCGCGCGTGCTCTGGCAATACAGCCGGAGGTGTTGTTGATGGATGAGCCAGCATCTGCGCTGGATCCCATCGCCACTCAGAAGATCGAAGAGACCATCAGGGAGCTGGCAAAAGAGTTCACGGTGATAATAGTGACACACAACATGCAGCAGGCAGTTCGTGTTTCCGACTATACCGCATTCATGTACCTAGGATCTCTTGTCGAGTTTAACGAGACGCGCAAGATATTTACGCAGCCGCAGAACGAGCTTACCGCAAAATACGTGCAGGGGCACTTTGGTTAG
- a CDS encoding SDR family NAD(P)-dependent oxidoreductase — MRLKGKIAVITGASSDIGADISKRFVDEGATVIMLGRNLGSLEKARTAIKNKDSAVSMACDITDESQVVSTVEQISDKYGKIDILVNNAAKINDAIHFHEMKDSDIMDLINTNIAGTFRITKSVIAKMLDVKSGCIINVGSISSERAIPRVHLAVYSATKAALSMFTKSIAVEYARKNIRCNCLNLGIINAGMIKPYLEDPQARKVLEQRQPLNRIGDPEDVSSAAVFLASDEAKWITGTILNIDGGKSASEG, encoded by the coding sequence ATGCGATTAAAGGGCAAGATTGCGGTAATTACAGGCGCGTCAAGTGACATCGGTGCTGATATATCAAAGCGATTTGTCGATGAGGGAGCTACTGTGATAATGCTGGGCCGAAACCTCGGCTCACTCGAAAAGGCCCGCACGGCAATAAAAAACAAGGATTCTGCAGTCTCTATGGCATGCGACATCACCGACGAGTCCCAGGTGGTCAGCACAGTGGAGCAAATATCTGACAAGTACGGTAAAATCGATATTCTGGTAAACAACGCGGCAAAGATAAACGACGCAATCCATTTTCACGAAATGAAGGATTCTGACATTATGGACCTAATTAACACAAACATTGCCGGAACTTTTCGAATCACAAAATCGGTGATCGCAAAGATGCTGGACGTAAAATCCGGCTGCATTATAAATGTCGGATCCATATCGAGCGAGCGTGCCATACCGCGTGTCCATCTTGCAGTATACTCTGCAACCAAAGCGGCACTCTCGATGTTCACAAAATCGATTGCCGTAGAGTACGCAAGAAAGAACATCCGCTGCAACTGCCTAAACCTTGGCATAATCAATGCGGGCATGATAAAGCCGTATCTTGAGGATCCGCAGGCACGCAAGGTGCTTGAACAGCGCCAGCCGCTGAACAGAATCGGTGATCCGGAGGACGTGTCCAGTGCCGCAGTGTTTCTTGCATCCGATGAGGCAAAATGGATCACCGGCACCATACTGAACATAGATGGCGGCAAGTCTGCCTCCGAAGGATAG
- a CDS encoding phosphate signaling complex PhoU family protein produces the protein MTRLIDPSLKKLSSLMSEMGEHSIQCVTLAIESYLYGKNTTDQVHELSSKISKTYFQVADLTFEMLLKYQPVADDFRLIRSSIEISYGFSRFGRYAYDITLVRDMFGDISECDKSWLIEVSEKVKVMIKDAVMYFADMDIRKSVTMQQNENFVDKIYKERLPMLINSKNTKCALAEALVLRYMERIGDHAMFMSDAINYIVTGKHKLTKQAIADGTENADQ, from the coding sequence ATGACACGACTCATAGACCCCTCACTGAAAAAACTCTCTTCTCTAATGTCGGAGATGGGGGAACACTCTATTCAGTGCGTTACGCTGGCAATAGAATCGTACCTGTATGGAAAGAACACCACGGACCAAGTACACGAGCTATCAAGCAAGATCTCAAAGACATACTTTCAGGTTGCAGATCTGACGTTTGAAATGCTTCTCAAATACCAGCCCGTTGCAGACGATTTCAGGCTCATACGCTCCTCAATTGAGATCTCCTACGGATTCTCAAGGTTTGGCAGGTATGCATACGACATCACTCTTGTACGTGACATGTTTGGCGATATCTCCGAGTGCGACAAGAGCTGGCTAATCGAGGTATCTGAAAAAGTAAAGGTGATGATCAAGGATGCAGTCATGTATTTTGCAGACATGGACATAAGAAAATCAGTCACCATGCAGCAAAACGAGAACTTTGTAGACAAGATATACAAGGAAAGGCTTCCCATGTTGATAAATTCAAAGAATACAAAATGCGCACTTGCGGAAGCGCTGGTACTGCGCTACATGGAACGAATCGGCGACCACGCCATGTTCATGAGCGATGCGATAAACTACATCGTGACAGGCAAGCACAAGCTCACAAAGCAGGCTATTGCGGACGGAACAGAAAACGCTGATCAGTAG
- a CDS encoding proteasome assembly chaperone family protein — protein MARRKSSKKTQNKNTLLLGYPGNGLIGTFTVSYLISHLQMKLVGEISHTEMPPTVFVQDGEIIGPIRIYKKDDLYAIMSDIPIYPEIASEFVSSIAEYCKQQKIDKVIVASGVDTESVDRKDVKTYGLATDESLEKIMYENDIPKFLAGSIIGTDATVITVLRSNNVPLLMLYTSCHPYFPDPDASIHAITSLAKVLKIKIDTTDIQKRVDYLRIQHRNLMQETLGALQEKAAPTKAPPIYR, from the coding sequence TTGGCACGCCGGAAATCAAGCAAAAAAACACAGAACAAAAACACCCTACTCTTGGGATATCCTGGAAACGGTCTGATTGGGACGTTCACCGTGTCGTATCTTATATCGCACCTTCAGATGAAACTCGTAGGCGAGATAAGCCATACCGAGATGCCGCCCACCGTATTTGTGCAGGACGGAGAGATCATCGGACCAATTCGAATTTACAAAAAAGACGATCTATATGCGATAATGTCTGACATTCCGATCTACCCTGAAATAGCATCAGAGTTTGTGTCCTCGATTGCAGAATACTGCAAACAGCAGAAAATCGACAAAGTCATCGTGGCAAGCGGCGTGGACACAGAAAGCGTGGATCGAAAGGACGTCAAGACATACGGGCTTGCTACGGACGAGTCGCTAGAAAAGATCATGTATGAAAACGACATACCCAAGTTCCTAGCAGGCTCAATAATCGGCACGGATGCCACCGTCATCACAGTGCTGCGCAGCAATAACGTGCCGCTTTTGATGTTGTATACGTCATGCCATCCGTATTTTCCGGACCCGGACGCGTCAATACACGCAATTACCTCGCTTGCAAAGGTGCTAAAAATCAAAATCGATACGACGGACATACAAAAAAGGGTTGACTATCTGAGAATACAGCACCGCAATCTTATGCAAGAAACACTTGGCGCACTGCAGGAGAAGGCAGCCCCCACAAAGGCTCCGCCTATCTACCGGTGA
- a CDS encoding CBS domain-containing protein has translation MSDKMFSSPVFTLQAQQTIKDALVMMQTNFIKRIIIVNEKKPIGIVTERDINKFLENDKTRRALNEIPLREIMKRNLITITKGQTDHLEQCATRMITFKIGSIVVVDDDGNLAGITTQTDITRAFYDQYPGKYKVKDYMTVKAITCRDSDSLYFALELINKNEVSRLIVTDNMGRIKGVVTTNTFLTHSDYFKKSGKTRAYLLAEQQNNHVVSDLIGKEILTVEPDDDLATAARIMIENKISGIPVTNVQDVKIMGVVSKFDVVRAYGNVVPHAKLLEKYKTFR, from the coding sequence TTGAGTGACAAGATGTTTTCAAGCCCGGTCTTCACACTGCAGGCACAGCAGACCATCAAGGACGCCCTAGTGATGATGCAGACCAACTTTATCAAGAGAATAATCATAGTTAACGAAAAAAAGCCAATAGGAATCGTAACGGAGCGTGACATCAACAAGTTTTTGGAAAACGACAAGACAAGGCGGGCGTTAAATGAGATCCCACTGAGAGAGATAATGAAACGCAATCTGATCACAATAACCAAAGGCCAGACAGACCATCTGGAACAATGCGCCACCCGCATGATCACATTCAAGATAGGCTCAATAGTTGTAGTCGACGACGACGGCAATCTGGCAGGAATCACTACTCAGACAGACATAACACGTGCCTTTTACGACCAGTACCCAGGAAAATACAAGGTCAAGGACTACATGACAGTAAAGGCGATCACCTGCAGGGATTCTGATTCACTGTACTTTGCGCTTGAGCTAATCAACAAGAATGAGGTCTCAAGGTTGATTGTAACTGACAACATGGGCAGGATAAAGGGAGTGGTCACGACAAACACGTTTCTTACCCACAGTGATTACTTCAAAAAGTCAGGTAAGACAAGGGCATACCTTCTTGCAGAGCAGCAAAACAACCATGTTGTAAGTGACCTGATAGGAAAGGAGATACTGACCGTGGAACCAGACGACGACTTGGCTACTGCTGCTCGCATAATGATAGAAAACAAGATCAGCGGCATTCCCGTAACTAATGTGCAGGATGTTAAGATAATGGGAGTCGTGTCCAAGTTTGACGTTGTTAGGGCATACGGCAATGTTGTACCTCATGCCAAGCTCTTGGAAAAATACAAAACATTCCGGTAA
- a CDS encoding ArsR family transcriptional regulator: MQVEYVGRKIDGEKRDAILEIMSDKYCRAIIESTMNAPKSAIEISAESKIPISTVYRRLQNLYDNRLLAISGAITTEGKKHFLYKSKIRSMVSRFNGGDVDIEIVPNDPC, encoded by the coding sequence ATGCAAGTAGAATATGTGGGAAGAAAAATCGATGGCGAGAAGAGAGACGCGATATTGGAGATAATGTCTGACAAGTACTGTCGGGCAATAATCGAGTCCACCATGAACGCACCCAAGTCGGCAATAGAGATCAGCGCCGAGTCCAAGATCCCAATAAGCACCGTTTATCGCAGGCTGCAGAACCTGTACGACAACAGACTGCTTGCGATTTCAGGCGCAATCACAACTGAGGGGAAGAAGCACTTCCTGTACAAAAGCAAGATCAGATCGATGGTCTCAAGGTTCAACGGTGGCGACGTCGACATAGAGATAGTGCCAAATGATCCCTGCTAG
- a CDS encoding Hsp20/alpha crystallin family protein, with the protein MTGIKPKQKSTELASWPFQWSNLDNVFDNFKREFEKSFASFPVTMPKMSSITCDVADQGDRYEIKVDLPGVKKDEIKLNVSDNSLEISAQHKEEEEEKKKNYIRRERSQTSYYRTIPLPEKVLSDKTQAKLTDGILSVIIPKSVPVQKSKNATIKVQ; encoded by the coding sequence ATGACTGGCATAAAACCAAAGCAAAAATCAACTGAACTTGCGTCTTGGCCATTTCAATGGTCAAACTTGGACAACGTATTTGACAACTTTAAGCGGGAATTTGAAAAATCGTTTGCCTCATTTCCTGTAACGATGCCAAAAATGTCCTCCATTACATGCGATGTGGCTGATCAGGGAGACCGCTACGAAATCAAGGTAGATTTGCCGGGAGTGAAAAAAGACGAGATAAAGCTTAACGTCTCTGACAACTCTCTGGAGATATCTGCCCAGCACAAAGAGGAAGAAGAGGAGAAGAAAAAGAACTACATACGAAGGGAACGAAGTCAGACGTCTTATTACAGGACCATCCCGCTGCCTGAAAAAGTGCTTTCAGACAAAACCCAGGCAAAGCTGACCGACGGAATACTGAGCGTGATAATTCCAAAATCTGTTCCGGTACAAAAGTCCAAAAACGCTACAATCAAAGTTCAGTAA
- a CDS encoding CBS domain-containing protein: MRLRNSEIQQVIRNSITVSPSTTLLEARDVLLRHKVGRLPVVESNKKPVGIVTEKDLVRAIYAHGGRSIERILVRDFMSKKLITLKRTDTIRDCAKKMHQNKISSIIILENNGTLAGIVTKTDLASVFLTQVTDPITVSDIMTSKVVTVMPADSLLLVESLLVKYRISRVVVERNRRPVGMITNRDFLPAKMPRWIREFASPKEVEDFRLNPKPDEFRMNQLSYILSFRAEDIMTADPITVGANEAVSTAALLMMRNGISGLPVVRKSLLVGIVTKSDIVRALAD; encoded by the coding sequence ATGAGACTTCGAAATTCCGAAATTCAGCAGGTAATAAGAAATTCCATCACAGTTTCTCCCAGTACGACTCTTCTTGAGGCACGGGATGTCCTGCTCAGACACAAGGTAGGGAGATTACCCGTAGTGGAATCTAACAAAAAGCCGGTCGGTATCGTGACTGAAAAGGACTTGGTCAGGGCAATTTACGCACACGGTGGGAGATCGATTGAGAGGATTTTGGTCAGGGATTTTATGTCAAAAAAATTGATCACCCTAAAGAGGACCGACACCATACGCGACTGCGCCAAAAAAATGCATCAGAACAAGATAAGCTCAATCATAATTCTAGAAAATAACGGCACGCTTGCAGGAATCGTGACAAAGACGGACCTTGCATCAGTATTTTTGACACAGGTGACAGATCCCATTACGGTATCAGACATAATGACGTCCAAGGTGGTCACGGTGATGCCTGCGGACTCGTTGTTGCTAGTGGAGAGTCTGCTTGTGAAGTATAGGATCTCAAGGGTGGTCGTGGAGCGAAACAGAAGGCCGGTTGGAATGATTACAAACCGCGACTTTCTGCCAGCAAAGATGCCGCGCTGGATAAGGGAGTTTGCAAGTCCAAAAGAGGTCGAGGATTTCAGGCTTAACCCAAAGCCGGACGAGTTTAGGATGAATCAGTTGTCATACATTCTGTCATTTAGGGCAGAAGACATCATGACGGCAGATCCAATTACGGTGGGTGCAAACGAAGCGGTTTCCACGGCAGCGCTTTTGATGATGCGAAACGGGATCAGCGGCCTGCCGGTCGTAAGAAAGTCTCTGCTTGTTGGAATCGTGACAAAATCAGATATCGTAAGGGCGCTAGCCGATTAG
- a CDS encoding Hsp20/alpha crystallin family protein → MDWLDIEFSRMPLFQFGDDLEQKILSPLSCIREHESKWILEFDLPLVDKKDIAVYLDSDGMLVVEAKLKETYYDSKAGVRHQFEYFKKAVRLPKNVDADKITVKFTNGRLLITLPKMFRGTAIKVD, encoded by the coding sequence ATGGACTGGCTTGACATTGAATTTTCACGCATGCCGCTTTTCCAGTTTGGTGACGACTTGGAGCAAAAGATACTCAGCCCGCTGTCTTGCATCCGAGAACACGAGTCAAAGTGGATCTTGGAGTTCGACCTTCCACTGGTAGACAAAAAAGACATTGCGGTGTACCTTGACTCCGATGGGATGCTGGTTGTTGAGGCAAAGCTGAAGGAAACATACTATGACTCCAAGGCAGGCGTAAGACACCAGTTCGAGTACTTCAAAAAGGCTGTGAGGCTGCCAAAAAATGTGGATGCCGACAAGATCACGGTGAAATTCACAAACGGCAGGCTCTTGATCACGCTCCCAAAGATGTTCCGGGGAACCGCAATCAAGGTGGACTAG